The Alnus glutinosa chromosome 10, dhAlnGlut1.1, whole genome shotgun sequence DNA window TGGATATGTAGATGATTTTCTAAGATTGACTTAAAATAAGGATTGGATAATTTACTAAATGATGTTTTGACACTTCTAATGTTAGATGAAATTTTTTGTAACCTTTTGCTCCTAAAATGGACCAAATTACATCTTCGCGTAGTGCAACATTTGGCTATTGTTGACCTATACGCTCAGGcagacaattttttattttttttaggaaaccACTATTACTGGTGCATGAGGTATTGCCATTTTCCAGTAGATGAAATAGTCTGAATGCAAATTTCAAGAGTAATTCTGATCATCCTTTGCTATCtgttatcattataatttatgatgaCAAGACAATTAATGAATCTGGGGCCTAATCAGAGGCAAGACTAGTAATAATAGGCTTTTGCTGAAATCTAAACTACCATAGTGAAGCATTTGGATGAAGAATTCCTTATTGCCATGCTTAATAGCAGTCCACTACCTCTGCTCTTCAGCTCATCCCAACTCACTTTTTTGCCCCCTCTTTTGTTGATTGAGGACTGCTAACCCTTCATCATTGAGGTCAACGTATGACCTACTTGGGAGATCTCATCATCCTATTAGTGAAATAGTCTAGTGGCAAACTCATTCCCTGGGCTGAATGAGGCGATCATATATTAGAGGGTGTTGTTGCTTCTGCAGATGCTGAAGACTGAACGCTATGGATAGTTGTTGCCTCTGCGATATTGAAGACTGAAACCTATGAATAGCATTATGAACTATATAAATAATTCTTGGGTATGCATCAAAACGTTTCAGTTTTGCAACTTTCTTTTCACTCGGCATCTGAAGGAAGATGCTGAGGAGTTAGCAAAGATGTTAGGACTTATGGTTCTTGTATGACAGGTCCGTACCATCTAGAAGAGAAGAGCAAACTCATCACAAGATATTCCGTTGTTTAGACTGatctaatctctctctctctctctctctctctctctctctctctctctctcttgatttAATAATGATATGTTCCTTTATTGaaacagaaaaacaagaaaagcatACCTTCAATCCTGAAGTTTGTATTTCAGacttttaattttgaaagaataaCTCATAGTCATTAAGTGAGAATTCGATATCATCAATGATTTAACATAGATCTGACCTGTAGAATTTGGTATATTTTTTAGCTATCTATCCATATCTGGGGAGTGATTCCGCAGGTAAAATTTGCTTAGTGAGAATCCAGAGCAAGACCTGTGTTTCAGATTATATATGAATTTACTAACACACATGGTTTTAgctcaagaaagaaaaaatagtaattGCATATTTAGTACCAAAGAAGCTGCCTCactgttttatttgataacatatatatgtatgctgtatacatgcataaatatttttgataagtatacatgcataaatatatgcatatacaACTATGAAAAATACAACTGTTTATCATACTTGTACAGATTGTTTCCTTGGTGTTAAGTACATTCTTTGATTCAGCACAACATATCATATAAGCTGAACTGACAACATTAAAAGCAAAGTTGCTTACAGAGTTTCTTCCTATTCCAATCCACAGGCTTTGGGTACATTTTTCATGCTTATGGTTGATATCTTTCTATGGATTATACCTGCTATATGAGGTGAGTTTGTGCAGTTAGATGTCTACCTATATGTTTAATAGTCACTCTGAAATGATATGTTCTTAGTGGAGGAATTCTGGTGCGACAGTTGCTGCATAAGCAACTCTCACTCCTTTTATCCTGTACAGACAAATCAGAGTTGTAATGTTGACTATTGGAATAGTTTGttggttttttaatttcaaaattcagAGAAGTTTAcatcctccattttttttttttttttttatctgcaGGAGTATAATGAGATTTTGGTTAAAAGGATTCAACAACTTCAGAAGACAAGGCATAGACCTGACCAGTTTACTATTCTAGTTCAGGAAATTCCATTTTGCCCTGAACACAAGGCTCGTGGGTGTTCTGTTGATCACTTCTTTTCTAAGCATCATCCATACACTTATCATTCATATCAAATGCTATACTATGGAAAAGATCTTGAGGAGTTATTGGTAaggtttgaatagtttgaaacTGCTAATTCTTGCAATGTCCACATAATTTACTGCATCAGTATTTGCCCTTGTCATTCCATAAGCCCTACAGCTCAATTCATGTGGATCTATAGTTTCCATTTATGGTTGTACTTCTTATTTTGCCTTAAGGATAGTTTTATTAATACGTATAAAGTTTTGGAATAGTAGGATCTCAACAGACGAGTAACAACCATTGCTGGTTGGTTGTTGGGGACGTTATGACAACAATTATTTTCATGAAAACAATATCTAAATTGTTTTGGGTTCTTTTGGGGATGCTCGAGTTTTTACTGAGTGTGGATATGATGGAGATACTTAAAATAAATGCCCTAGAATATTAAAGTCAAGTGTTTATTTTCTTCAGCTGATTAATTCTGTTGGCACTTATGTCATCCTGCAGTTACCTGTTAATTATATTCAATTGAACATTGGCCTAAGAGGTGTGAGAAGTGAGAGACTTTTTAAACTTATTTTCACGtataggattttttttcctcttattcATGAACATTAGCGTAGAGCTGGACAATAAgctctacctttttttttttgacacgtccacacaagaggggggagggggaattcgaactagtgaccacCGCTTTATGAGGCGCGGTTTCCAGCTGATTGAGCTACTCCTTGGAGACAATAAGCTCTATCCTTGTTTGCATGAGTGTTTGCTTTGTTTAAGAATAACCTTTCTAATTATATTTAAGTTTCGGTCCCGCAGAATTGGCTAATgtgttgtttaattttatttttcatgggCAAATTTTTAAGTGATAACGAAAGAAGTAAAATAACAAGTTTGAATCAGTGGTTACGCATAAAATGATGTGGTGTCTCACAACAATAGTAAGCTTTTATCATTAGTGCATTAAAATTTTCAACATGATTTATGGAATCTTCAAGAAAAGCTATTAAATTCCATGAACATCCTTATTATCATAGCCCCACTTGAGATATCCTTCCTTTCAGTTTTATGTTGTTTGTAATGGACACCTCTTACTGATATTATTAAATGTAGAGCCAGGCAGAATCTATTGCAAGGAAGATAGAGGTCTTAAGAGAGAGGCCTACGGCTAACAAACATAAGAGAGAACCTTTGCTCTTTGATGCAGCTCGAGAAGATTCTTTGAAGATATCCTTGCAAGAGGAAAGGCTTCAAGTATTTTGTGAAAAGATACGCCAGttacagcatgagattgtgatTAATGAAAAGGTAATTATGTTGGTGGCAATAGTTATGATTTACTCTAGCACGGGTGATGAGGGCATTTAAATTGGTCTGAACATTTGGATAATGGCTAGATAAATGTCTTTTTAACCAATGATGAGATTCCgagcgctttttttttttgctttgaaaCTACAAGTAAAAAGTTTTGTGGTGTGTACTGTTGATTTAGCTGCTTAAGTCTTGTTATGTATATAACTACGTCCTGTACTTTTCTGTTTAAATACGTCTGGTATTTGCGCTTAATCCCTAATGCGTTTTAGCATCGGTACAGTTTGTATTTGTAGAACTCTCTCAGTTAAGCCATTTGGATAAGTTTCTTTGCTCTCCTTACTTTTCTACACTTTGATTCAGAAAAGTGTGGAGGATGCCAATGAGGTCCGGCTTAAATAGCATTTCCTATTCTTATAAGAATGGAATGGAGAGGGAGTTAGGTTCAAAATCCACCGAGTGTGTgtaacttacccaaaaaaaaaaaaaaaaaaaaaaaaaaaaaagacagaaaggAAAAGTGTGTGAAGCGTTGCTCAAAGAACCCCCctccacaccccccccccccccccccccctgcaGAGCTGTCTCTAATAAATTTACTAGAAAAATGGAGACATATCAAATAACATTGTACAAGTAATGGGTAAGTCTCTTTGAagatgtaatttatttattttttctacaatGGGCTGCTGCCTCTTTTCTGGAATCTGAATTTGTTGCCtcaattaacattttttttttttggtgtttcctAGAGTCATTTTACTTGTGATAAAAATCAAGCTTCTGTTGAACTCCttataagtaaatataattGTCAATGGCCTCTGGTTTGTCAAGCTTAGATACTTGTGGAGTACTTGATAAGTAGACTAAAGTGAATGTTTTAGGTAAAGCACAAGTCACTTTATTTCTGGTTTGTCAAGCAGAAATAAAACTAATCATCTGCTACACCCGCTATAATTAAATTGATTGTTTATgatcttttgtttttgctaCGTTAGATAGTTGTGGATTCCTTGATAAGCACAAAACTATGAGTATATTAGGTAAAGGATTATTGATATATCTTTCTTTCACTAAATTTTGAAGTGGCCAAGTGGGAAATTGGGAACGCCAGTGGTATAAACACATAAGCTATTTTAACCTTTTGGTTGAATAGGTGCTCAGAACGCATTTGACTAGACTCGGGCCACTTAGGTAAAGCTTCTAGGGGATTGCTTGAGCTTGATAGAGGGATATGGTAGACTTAGGATTTAAGAGTTTCACTTAGGTGGTTGTGCAGCAGTAGTGCTGGTGATAGTTGTGGAAAGGCAGTAGAGGAAAGCCAATGCTGATGGTGCTATACTGTGATGGTGATGTTGCTATGGCGACTGTAGTAGTATAGTGGCAGTAGTTATAATCGTAAGGTTCATTTGAGAAACTTGCTAAAGCAGCATTCATATGATTTTTTCAAAGACACCCCAATCATTTAGTAGGAACAAGTGAATACTTACAAAATTTATCTAAACatgcaaaagaaaaatttacCTATTGGATTGTGTACTGTGTGATATGAAGTTTAGACAGCTTTGTTTAACCTATGTAGTTTTAAGAGTATAACTGCATTGTGAATGTCCTTTGCTTAAATCATCTCCAGCTCCTAAATTTTCTAGTGGTCTAGCATCAACCGAAACCAGCCTCACATGCAGGAGACCATATTCTTGGTGAATCACTGGATCCCAAATCACTTGATGTTTACCCTATTAAGGGGTCTTTTCTTTCTGGGGTGTTTAAAATCAAAGATGAACTTTCAGTAACAGGAGACTGTAGAACAGGCTAAACCAATCCATCATGAAATGTCTTTTTGAGTCGTCAAGTGATAAAATCACCAGCACCCAAGTGACAGAAAGCAAAAGCTGTTGGAGGAACTCACAAACCCTCTTTATAACTAAGATGATTTGGGACTAGTTACATTTTGTCTTTCTGAAGATGCATCAATTTTACATAGCCTGAGTTCTTCCATTCTTGTAGGTGTTACCTGTTGCCTTCGTTATATTCAAGTCTCGTTCGGGTGCTGCACTAGCTGCCCAATCTCAGCAGCACTCAAATCCACTTCTGTGGATCACTGAAATGGCTCCAGAGCCAAGGGATGTATCATGGAGGAGTTTGGTGATTCCCTTTAGGATACTGCCACTTTACAAAATTGGAGTTGTTCTTTCAGCATCGCTTCTTACAATTTTCTTTGCTATCCCGGTCACTGCTGTTCAAGGGATTGCCAAATTTGAGAAACTAAAGAAATGGTTTCCTCCGGCCATGGCTGTACAGTTGATGTAAGGACTCTGTTCTTGGTGTGCTTATTCTGGGGATAGGTAATATTTGTGGAATCTGTTCTGCTTAGAGCTTAAAAcctcatttcattttttctacAATCAACTTGATAGTCACTGAAAATTTTTCGTACTTCATAATGTGACATGACCCATAAAAATTAAGAACCTAAATAACCAGAGTTGGCAAATCTCTGTAAACTTTATTAGGAGTGAATGCATGCATGATGTAACATTAGGCACATGCACAAACCACTTCTGTCTTTTCCATCTTTCATTTAAATTTAAACGCTCAGATTATTTTCTCTAAGTTTTTCTATTTATGTAAATCTCGAATCCCTCATTCTTCAACTTGTCTTTTTATAACCAACCTCCTATTCCACTTTCAAATGTCAATCGTCTTTTTGGCCATCacattattatttcttttttttagtaatcGACATAAAAGGCAGGTTGAAGAGAActgaaaatataagaaagatGGAGGATGCCGCCGAGAATTTAATTACAGTTTAGAGTGTCTCGATATAAGCACAGACTGCATAGTTGTAGTTCAGCAGCTTGACTGATGGTTCAGGTTGTTTAACTGTACTAGAATAAGAACATGGATTTATAGCCTAACGGGATGATTTTTGAGCATCAAGTTTTAGAACCTTCTTTTGGAATAATTTAGAACTTCTTCCActgcccatttttttttttttattgaacttGAATGGATCTGTATGTTGAAGTTCTTCTGCATGCACAGATATCTTACGTGCTTTTTCTAATTACATCTAAAACTCAGATGTAGTCTACCTTTTTATTTGAATTCTTGTTCCCGTTCGTTCATATTGGATCTTCTACTTTAATACGTTAAACCTTTTGTCATCATATATTTACCTTTTCTAGCTGTCAATGCATAGTAGGTTGAAAAGACTAAGAGGGAAGATAGAAAACCTCACAACAATTTGAAATCCAAATTTTATGAATCTCCTCCATAACCACAGATCTTCATGGGTTTAGTACTTAGAGATTTAATAGCTTGGCACTTGAAGTAGTTTAGCTTGCTGTTTTTAATCTCTTACATAAGATTATAAAATTTTAGATTTATGGACTGAGGTTTGACCTCAGTTTATGTGTTAAGAAATAATCTAGAAGTTCTTTCAATTATCAAAGAAATCTTATCTAAATAGATGggaggatttatttatttattttgtctaCTTAAGTTCATTATATGTTCTTTTGTACATAGTCTCAAAAGGCAAATTCTTGTGCATTTTTTTGTCCTTTAATCAAGAAGTAATTCGGATCTGACTTATCTATATGTCTTGTCCTTAAAAACAAGGATACAAGTGGTTCTCTTATTTAGTGTGGAAATGTGTGTCATCTGATTTTTTTGATTATCAGTACGGACACAGATTAATGTTGAGTCAGGTATTCCAGTTCCTTTTATGAACTTTCTATGCCTTAGATctgaactttttatttatttgtgtgtCTTGATGTTTTCTGATTTTCGAATCAGATAATATGTCCTGTAACTTTCTCTAACACATTTATTATGCAACAGACCAGGATTAAGCTCTATCTTGACAGGTTATCTTCCTAGTGTCATTCTCAAAGGATTCATATACATCGTCCCCTTTGCAATGCTTGGGATGGCTAAATTAGCCGGTTGTATCTCAAAGAGCAAGGAGGAGATTAAAGCTTGCAACATGGTTTTCTATTTTCTAGTGggaaatgttttctttttaagcgTGTTATCGGGGTCCTTACTAGATGAAATTGGAGAATCTTTTACTCACCCCAAGAGTTTTCCTAGTCGTTTGGCAAGTTCTGTCTCTTCTCAAGTAAGCTTGGTTAACCTTCATTCATTTTATTGGCATATAATGTTCCACTTTGTCTTTCATTACATCTTCTGTCGTTTTAAGTTGTTTTCTGAAACTGTGATAAAAAGGGAGTCGTAAAATGAActacaaaatttattttacatGTGTCTTTTTGATTTAGTTTTagattttgcataaaaattggAAGCTCTGGAAATTATTCAGATTCTTTAGTAGGTTTGTCTTTGTATTGTTCTTATAGGATTGACAGCTAATATATTGTGTTTCAGGCAGATTTCTTCATTACATACATCTTGACAGATGGGCTTTCAGGGTTTTCTTTTGAGATTCTTCAGCCTGGCTTACTTATTTGGGATGTTATAAAATCAAATACATTTGGCCGTCGGGGGGAGAAAAATCCTTATCTTTATTCGCTACCCCACTTTAGAATTATTCCTATGGTCTCCTTGTCTGTACTGATTGGTATGGTATATGCAGTTGTCGCACCGTTGCTGCTTCCATTTCTTATTGGCTACTTCTGTCTAGGCTATGTTGTTTATATCAACCAGGTTGAATTTCTTACTTTCTCTTATCAACCAGCTgtattattttatatgtaattgGCTGCTTCTCTGGGCTACTGTTTCACCCGTAAGCCATATTATTACTAACAATGTCAAGTTAGTAGTCATTGAAACCTCAGCCAAAATAAGATGGCGATAGAAAGGAAgaggaaatatttttttaactttttttagtCCTTCCCACTTCATTTGAGTTGTTTAGGCATGGTAAAAACCCCTTTTAGTCCCAGTCTTCATAAGTAATTGATTATCTGCCTTAAACCAAGCAGCAATCatacttttgttttgaacttttcTCCTTATAAACAATATAGGCTTCTTCGTCATGACAAAATtcttcatccaaaaaaaataatcatccATTACATGAGCTTTCTTGTGCAAatatttttaactaaatatatatGAATCTAGCAAGTGTTAGCAATTGGATGCCATTTCAGTGCCCATGGCATTTTGCTCTTTTAAATTTCAGGTGTGAATCTGGGCAttcttcttttcgttttttttttaggaaaaaaagaaaaagatataaggAGAAGTTGCCATTATATACTGCTACTGCAAGATATACCTTATTCGCTGTTCTGCATACAGTCATAACTAAATAACTGTTGTTCcttatggaatagtcattttgTTGTCAAAGAGTTTGCTAGAAATTCCATACAAACTATTCAAATTTGTGTATGGTGGTTAAACTGTCTTGACATATTTAGTTGTTTATTATGTAGAAATATTTGTTTCTTGAGTTGAATCAAACTTTTCCAACACTTCCATGCATGGAACTTTTGCTATCTGCTTCTATCATTGGGAGGGTTGATATATGCATAGAAAGTCAATAATCTTGTTGTATTAACTTGGTTATGTTCTCCAAGTTACAAATATCAAGGATTTTGATGACAATATTTGCAGATTGAAGATGTATATGAAAGTGTATACGACACATGTGGACAATACTGGCCATACATTCATCTTTATATTCTCATTGCGATCATTCTTATGCAAATTACGATGATTGGTCTTTTTGGACTGAAGGCAAAGCCAGCTGCTTCTATATCAACTATTCCACTCCTCTTGTTCACTTTGATGTTTAATGAGTACTGCAAGAAACGGTTTCTACCCTCATTCCATCATTACTCTATCCAGGTATATTTGGTCCTTTACTATCTCTCTATATTTCAGCAAGAGGATAAACTGATTTCTCAGTAAGTACAGAGCCTCTCACTTCATACTGACTGATCTTTTGAACTCTTGTCCTTGCTCCAATTGAGGTCTCACAGTGCTTACCCCACAACCACTAGGCCAAGAAGCCATTCGTTTTGTTAGTTGTTTCTTATGTACTGTGCTTTTGCTGTCAATCATATATATCTTGTCCATCCTCCTGCAGCTATAACTTGGTAAGATTTGTGTAAGTCTGATTAGCAACATCTTAATCAACATTGCGTTATGTCTGTATTAAAAGAGCATGATTTTCTAGCCTGTAGTTGGATCGGAAATGTTGCAATTGAATAGACAGAAACTAATATATTTCCAGATGAGTTTAGAAACTCTTAGGGAATTGGTCAGGTTTAGGACTTGGTGTGATTCATGTCTGAGTTGaacccttaatttttgttttctgttctcaAAACAGATACATTAACAGataactcaaaatacaaaacactcctcaaaacaccactcttttataaatttgtatTCTTCTTCCcttgtaagaatattttgaccAAACAGATGCTTAACTTTTGCAGAGGTAAGAgctaacttattttttttttttttaaattagggTGGCCACACGGCCACCTTAAGTGGAGGAGGGGCTGCCAGCagactaacttttttttttttttttttctcacaagTAGGGCTCTACAtctgtttgggtttttcaaaataaacagGTTTACTCTATAGAAAACATTATCCCAAATGTATAACCCATCAAAAAACACTTCTAAAAACTATTGtcacctttatgtcacatcaaaacactttttcaaactaaaagcACAAAATACTTTCCAAAACACATGAACCTTTTGGGTCGGATActttaatagaaaatattatcTATAACCACATGTGCTTTTTGCCCTTGAAATTCTTGTAGTCTCCTAATTCTGTCTGTATTTATGCCCATTTTTTTATAGTTATATAATAAACAAGATGTCAAAAACCAGATATAATTACAGCACTTACTCAGTTTGCAGTATGTGCAACTTccttttttatgtttaaaatcTGTGTTAACAGGTTAATTCTTTGATTACCAAAAAATATGGGTtaattctttttgttggtcCTAAACTTGATCTACCTCTTCTTTCTAGCTGGCAAATTttgtttgttagaatattatattATGTGATTTGATTTCAGAGATTTGATTGTAATCTTCTATAATCAAATTGattgtattcaaatctgatttgatttgatctcTACTGACCATATTTGTATTATCCTCACCTACTCCAagtctcctataaataggagcgttttgtattgtaaattttatccaggaataagagcaaaatgtagcCTTTAGGGCTTGAacctgtggacgtaggtcatagaccgaaccacgtaaatccattgtttctattttcttattcCATAGCCTTATGATTTTCTTCATCTTATTGTAATGTGTTATGATTCCATTTCGCTTGCGTGTTATATCATTTTCTGATTCCCCTTTGTTTTCCTGTCATTACCTTGATATCCTACTTTAAGTTGTTCTTTGCTTTCTGGGGTTGTTTATATCCTCATTTGATGTTATTACAATTATGCCCTAGCTTCCAAGAGGCAGTTGGCCAGATCATACTCACATACAGGTATCGCCATTTCAAGGGTTGATGTTATCATGTTATTCCTCACAAGGATAATTCATGAAATTTCTAGCATATGAGTTCATGGCTCAAGTCACCCATCATAGTGTGCAGGAATTCTTCCCCAATAAGTCGGGGCTATTAAGGGCATATACCTTAGTCCTGAATCATGGAATAGTTGCATAgtgttattgttattttaaacttgttatatttcaccaaaaacctgttattttttgttctttatggtCAGAATGCTGTTGAAAACGATGAGCTTGATGTGAAGAGTGATCAGATGGAAGTTAACTATGAGAATGTGATCAATGCATATTGTTCGCCTTGTTTGCGGCCTGTAAACTTCCTGGAATCGGATTCGAGCTCGACACAACCATTGGTTTCTTCATCATAATCATGGTTCTAGCTTTTTATTTCTCCCCATCTATGCACTACTCGAGCAAATTCTTTTATGATTCTTCATATGATGTTGAATTATCTGATCGTTAATTTTTTCCAATACTCTCAGTTTGTATGTGGCAGAGTCGTCTAAAATAATGATCTAGAGAAAAAGAACTGTGAATAAAAGAAATCTTCTTTGTACCAGCTAtgaagttattttatttatagtaaCTTTTCACCCTTTCCACTTTTCAGTCCTCACTTTATTATAGTGGTAGTAAAGCAATCCTTTGTAGTCAGGGTTCTAAAGCAATCATTTTTTCTAAGGAATATGTTTCTTAATGATTGGTTTGTGAACTGGGAGTGGGGGTAAAAGTGGATTTTTGTGAACTAGAATTGGATGGGGAAGTGGTTTGTTTAGAATGGGATGTGGAGGAAGTGGTTTTTTGAAAACTGGAATTGAAGGCAAAGGCTTCTTGAAAATAGGAAGCTCAGTTGGAATTAGCTTATTAAAAACTGGAATTGGTGAAAGGAGTGGCCTCTTAAAATCTGGAAAAGGTGGTAGAAGTGGCTCTTTGAAGGATTaagatcctctacaattatttgtttgaatttgagagaatttgagcaggtga harbors:
- the LOC133880657 gene encoding CSC1-like protein At3g54510; protein product: MNPHSLFASAAINVGLAFIVLSLFSIFKKQPSTAPIYYARRLSKRHHIHFHHSLTFRRFLPSVSWISRAFRVTEDEILETGGLDALVIIRLFKFGIKFFVVCSLVGLVVLLPVNYSGQDAPYRSYYSMDSFTISNISRGSNRLWVHFSCLWLISFYGLYLLYEEYNEILVKRIQQLQKTRHRPDQFTILVQEIPFCPEHKARGCSVDHFFSKHHPYTYHSYQMLYYGKDLEELLSQAESIARKIEVLRERPTANKHKREPLLFDAAREDSLKISLQEERLQVFCEKIRQLQHEIVINEKVLPVAFVIFKSRSGAALAAQSQQHSNPLLWITEMAPEPRDVSWRSLVIPFRILPLYKIGVVLSASLLTIFFAIPVTAVQGIAKFEKLKKWFPPAMAVQLIPGLSSILTGYLPSVILKGFIYIVPFAMLGMAKLAGCISKSKEEIKACNMVFYFLVGNVFFLSVLSGSLLDEIGESFTHPKSFPSRLASSVSSQADFFITYILTDGLSGFSFEILQPGLLIWDVIKSNTFGRRGEKNPYLYSLPHFRIIPMVSLSVLIGMVYAVVAPLLLPFLIGYFCLGYVVYINQIEDVYESVYDTCGQYWPYIHLYILIAIILMQITMIGLFGLKAKPAASISTIPLLLFTLMFNEYCKKRFLPSFHHYSIQNAVENDELDVKSDQMEVNYENVINAYCSPCLRPVNFLESDSSSTQPLVSSS